One Archangium lipolyticum DNA segment encodes these proteins:
- a CDS encoding DEAD/DEAH box helicase — protein sequence MSDTFQQLGLSPESLDALRRARFSRPTPIQAQAIPPALEGRDIIGCAATGTGKTAAYVLPLVERFAGRKGTLGLVLAPTRELVQQISEPVEFFGGSRGVSHAVVIGGEDMAAQAEALKRKPTLVLATPGRLVDLLESRAAAFPHLEALVLDEADRMLDMGFQPQLERILAALPRKRQTLLFSATLGPDVSRFAREELYRPVRVEVTRSGTPAERAEQRLYVVKPEEKSALLLTLLARDEETALVFTRTKERADKVHQALQRAGYRCTVLHADRTQNQRNQAMKGFRDGTYRCLVATDIAARGLDVEDVGHVINYDLPHAPEDYVHRIGRTARASASGVASTFATAKDRLMVERIEKIMRAGIPRATVPREDPVFQAEVERLLAAQRDPGPPQKDHGVSKKEPGQTPGRHARTHGKGSRSGQSEK from the coding sequence GTGAGCGATACCTTCCAGCAGCTCGGTCTGTCCCCCGAGTCCCTCGACGCCCTGCGCCGCGCGCGCTTCTCACGGCCCACCCCCATCCAGGCCCAGGCCATTCCCCCGGCGCTCGAGGGCCGGGACATCATCGGCTGCGCGGCCACGGGGACGGGCAAGACGGCCGCGTACGTGCTGCCCCTGGTGGAGCGCTTCGCGGGCCGCAAGGGGACCCTGGGGCTGGTGCTGGCACCCACCCGCGAGCTGGTGCAGCAGATCTCCGAGCCGGTGGAGTTCTTCGGTGGGTCGCGCGGTGTCTCGCACGCGGTGGTCATCGGCGGCGAGGACATGGCGGCGCAGGCGGAGGCGCTCAAGCGCAAGCCCACGCTCGTGCTGGCCACGCCGGGGCGGCTGGTGGACCTGCTGGAGTCGCGCGCCGCGGCGTTCCCGCATCTGGAGGCCCTGGTGTTGGACGAGGCGGACCGGATGCTGGACATGGGCTTCCAGCCGCAGCTCGAGCGCATCCTCGCGGCGCTGCCTCGGAAGAGGCAGACGCTGTTGTTCTCCGCGACGCTGGGACCAGACGTGAGCCGCTTCGCCCGCGAGGAGCTGTACCGGCCGGTGCGTGTGGAGGTGACGCGCAGTGGCACGCCCGCCGAGCGCGCCGAGCAGCGGCTGTACGTGGTGAAGCCCGAGGAGAAGTCGGCGCTGCTGCTCACGTTGCTGGCGCGGGACGAGGAGACGGCGCTCGTCTTCACGCGGACGAAGGAGCGGGCGGACAAGGTGCACCAGGCGCTGCAGCGGGCGGGGTACCGGTGCACGGTGCTGCACGCGGACCGGACGCAGAACCAGCGCAACCAGGCGATGAAGGGCTTTCGGGATGGGACGTACCGGTGCCTGGTGGCCACGGACATCGCGGCGCGGGGACTGGACGTGGAGGACGTGGGGCACGTCATCAACTACGACCTGCCGCACGCGCCGGAGGACTACGTGCACCGCATTGGCCGTACGGCGCGCGCTTCCGCGAGTGGCGTGGCCTCGACGTTCGCCACGGCGAAGGACCGGCTGATGGTCGAGCGCATCGAGAAGATCATGCGGGCGGGGATTCCCCGAGCGACCGTGCCGCGCGAGGACCCCGTCTTCCAGGCGGAGGTCGAGCGCCTCCTGGCCGCGCAGCGGGACCCGGGCCCGCCGCAGAAGGACCACGGTGTGTCCAAGAAGGAGCCAGGACAGACCCCGGGACGGCACGCGCGGACGCACGGGAAGGGGTCGCGCTCGGGCCAGTCGGAGAAGTGA
- a CDS encoding ribonuclease E inhibitor RraB: MRELNDEQRKLPIASIWNHEALVYSLTEEWRPEQDIGSPPEPEGTVASSAEPKSEESASDVSKPRHVRHYLYFTTAKVGKAVAAQLVTRGFEVTSRKSADGKNWLVLVEHFVSDGEQFDSARDSLEHLAQEHSGQYDGYELEVASHPK; the protein is encoded by the coding sequence GTGCGGGAACTCAACGACGAGCAGCGCAAATTGCCCATCGCCTCCATCTGGAACCATGAGGCTCTGGTGTATTCCCTCACGGAGGAATGGCGGCCCGAGCAGGACATCGGCAGTCCCCCGGAACCGGAGGGCACGGTTGCCTCGTCAGCTGAGCCCAAGTCAGAGGAGAGCGCCTCGGACGTCTCCAAGCCCCGGCATGTCAGGCACTACCTGTACTTCACCACGGCGAAGGTGGGCAAAGCGGTGGCGGCCCAGCTCGTCACTCGCGGCTTCGAAGTGACGAGCCGCAAGAGCGCCGATGGGAAGAACTGGCTGGTGCTGGTCGAGCACTTCGTCAGCGATGGAGAGCAGTTCGACTCGGCGCGGGATTCCCTGGAGCACCTGGCACAGGAGCACTCCGGTCAATACGACGGGTACGAACTGGAGGTCGCCTCCCACCCGAAGTGA
- a CDS encoding HNH endonuclease: MLSLGSEREYAGNVGYDDELETVYRYDSFVPNHLQLSKGDLLILCNRVKVLGIAKISRILAHDGSKELSRCSVCGIATIKVRKNKRPQYRCRDGHEFDKPDVTSEQCIRYSAWFDGAFQAVRGTIPVQQVRDACPRYNGQLAMQEVDLSLLEGMAKNLLRMAEALPEAVRGLGLVAADAAEDAYVPDGRDERKRIAREIRARRGQAAFRQKLRERFRDTCVVTRCRLPDLLEAAHISPYLGEKDNHPSNGLLLRADIHTLFDLDLLGIHPETLVIHLHPRLKGMGYDSFSGVALECEPQGLSREALEARWSQFQAGLQK, translated from the coding sequence GTGCTCTCTCTGGGCTCGGAGCGCGAGTACGCAGGAAATGTGGGTTATGACGACGAGCTGGAGACGGTCTACCGCTACGACAGCTTCGTCCCTAATCATCTACAGTTGAGCAAAGGGGATCTGCTGATCCTCTGCAATCGGGTGAAGGTCCTGGGCATTGCGAAGATCTCCAGGATTCTTGCGCACGATGGATCCAAGGAGTTGAGCCGCTGCTCGGTATGCGGGATTGCCACCATCAAGGTTCGCAAGAACAAGCGTCCGCAGTACCGGTGCAGGGATGGCCATGAGTTCGACAAGCCGGATGTGACCTCGGAGCAGTGCATCCGCTATTCGGCCTGGTTCGATGGAGCCTTCCAGGCTGTTCGCGGCACAATCCCTGTGCAGCAAGTGCGTGATGCCTGCCCGAGATACAACGGCCAGCTCGCCATGCAGGAGGTGGACCTCTCGCTCCTGGAGGGTATGGCGAAGAACCTGCTTCGCATGGCCGAGGCGCTACCCGAAGCGGTGCGGGGCCTCGGTCTGGTCGCGGCGGATGCGGCAGAGGATGCGTACGTTCCCGATGGGCGTGATGAAAGAAAGCGCATCGCACGTGAAATCCGTGCGCGCCGGGGACAGGCCGCCTTCCGTCAGAAGCTCCGGGAGCGCTTCAGGGATACTTGCGTGGTGACCCGGTGCAGGCTGCCAGACCTGCTCGAAGCGGCTCACATCTCCCCCTATCTGGGCGAGAAGGACAACCATCCCTCCAATGGGCTGCTGCTTCGTGCGGACATCCACACGCTCTTCGATCTGGACCTGCTTGGCATCCATCCGGAGACGCTCGTGATCCATCTGCACCCGAGACTGAAGGGCATGGGGTACGACTCATTCTCCGGTGTTGCACTCGAGTGTGAGCCACAAGGGCTCAGCAGAGAGGCATTGGAAGCTCGCTGGAGCCAGTTCCAGGCGGGTTTGCAGAAGTAG